In Mercenaria mercenaria strain notata chromosome 14, MADL_Memer_1, whole genome shotgun sequence, the following are encoded in one genomic region:
- the LOC123539911 gene encoding uncharacterized protein LOC123539911, with protein sequence MICHTGTSKGIKQSRTFTQEKTCKEEKNEGQLKVPLHAAVRRTAVMTGVSETTVQRIRKESDIREQSRKTRSDKYEIDDFDKSVVRRTVQEMINSRKIIPTAKRLADLLKEKINYLGGEHHLRRILKELGFSWKCVGLIRKQLMERSDIVFLRAQYLRKMKVFRELGRPIIYTDETFVHAAHTASKCWQSEDVVLDVPFNKGDRLIIVHAGSEAGFVKGAGLVFKSKSRSGDYHDEMNSENFQKWLTKQLIPNLPANSVVVIDNAPYHNVQEDRCPSQSTLKAEVKNWLRRNNIQFDDNMLKPELLELCKRNKPAPKFVVDNILKSHGHDCIRLPPYHADLNAIELIWANLKRQVAVRTFKFNLKEDSSLVEEAFGQITPSDWKSCCEHVKRVEEEFWRQDVARDIDMERLVISVSSGSDSDTDTAYEGENSETDTADDSATDTADEP encoded by the exons ATGATTTGCCATACAGGTACCAGTAAGGGTATCAAACAGTCAAGGACCTTCACACAGGAGAAG ACATGCAAAGAAGAGAAGAACGAGGGACAGTTGAAGGTTCCACTGCATGCTGCCGTAAGAAGAACAGCTGTTATGACAGGGGTATCCGAGACAACTGTACAAAGGATCCGTAAGGAATCCGACATTCGTGAACAATCGCGCAAAACTCGCTCAGATAAATATGAAATAGATGACTTTGATAAATCTGTTGTACGAAGAACAGTGCAAGAAATGATTAATTCGCGGAAAATTATTCCAACAGCCAAACGCTTAGCGGACctgttaaaagaaaaaataaattatcttgGCGGTGAGCATCATTTAAGGCGCATACTTAAGGAACTGGGATTCTCTTGGAAATGTGTTGGATTGATCAGGAAGCAATTAATGGAACGGTCAGATATTGTTTTTCTTCGGGCGCAATATTTACGGAAAATGAAGGTATTCAGGGAGCTCGGACGCCCTATCATATATACGGACGAAACATTTGTGCATGCAGCACATACAGCTTCGAAATGCTGGCAGTCGGAAGATGTTGTTCTCGATGTTCCATTTAATAAGGGCGATCGACTCATCATTGTACATGCCGGGTCTGAAGCTGGCTTTGTTAAAGGTGCCGGATTAGTTTTTAAATCGAAATCACGCAGTGGAGATTACCATGATGAAATGAACtcagaaaattttcagaaatGGTTAACGAAACAACTCATACCAAACTTGCCTGCCAATTCTGTTGTTGTCATTGATAACGCACCATATCATAATGTCCAGGAAGATCGCTGTCCCTCACAGTCAACGTTAAAAGCGGAAGTGAAAAATTGGTTACGACGAAATAATATCCAATTTGATGACAACATGCTAAAACCGGAACTTCTGGAGTTATGCAAAAGGAACAAGCCTGCACCTAAGTTCGTTGTTGACAACATTCTTAAAAGTCATGGACATGACTGTATTCGGTTACCGCCGTACCACGCAGATCTAAACGCTATTGAGTTGATCTGGGCTAACTTGAAACGACAGGTTGCAGTTCGCACTTTCAAGTTTAACTTGAAAGAAGACTCTTCTCTTGTTGAAGAAGCTTTCGGACAGATAACACCCAGCGACTGGAAGTCATGCTGCGAACATGTGAAAAGGGTGGAGGAGGAATTCTGGCGACAGGATGTTGCCAGAGATATTGATATGGAACGGTTGGTGATTTCTGTTAGCTCTGGCAGTGACTCTGATACAGACACAGCCTATGAAGGTGAAAATTCGGAGACGGACACAGCTGACGATTCTGCGACAGATACAGCGGACGAGCcataa